From the genome of Nicotiana sylvestris chromosome 2, ASM39365v2, whole genome shotgun sequence, one region includes:
- the LOC138882233 gene encoding uncharacterized protein — MIIGGGDDTIINHVKFTTTHKLKRTVAHESYDDLEDSIIFDKSDTDGLSFPHYDALVITLRITDTDVKRIMVDDRSGACIVHPRVLMQMRLENKIILHCITLTGFNNAVERTSGEIVLHVLAGGVTFKTIFYVMNQKTAYNAIIG, encoded by the coding sequence ATGATCATTGGCGGTGGCGACGACACtataatcaaccatgtgaagttcaccaccacgCATAAACTCAAACGGACGGTCGCCCATGAATcgtatgatgacctcgaagacagtatcatcttcgataaatcagataccgacggtttgtctttccctcactatgatgctttggttataactttacgcatCACTGATACAGATGTAAAAAGAATCATGGTAGACGACAGAAGCGGCGCGTGTATTGTTCACCCGCGAGTTCTCATGCAAATGAGGCTTGAGAATAAAATAATATTgcattgcataacactaacaggttttaacaatgcagtagAGCGGACATCTGGAGAAATAGTGTTGCATGTCCTAGCAGGGGGAGTCACATTCAAAACAATATTCTATGTCATGAACCAAAAAACAGCCTATAACGCCATCATAGGGTGA